In Camelina sativa cultivar DH55 chromosome 17, Cs, whole genome shotgun sequence, the genomic stretch NNNNNNNNNNNNNNNNNNNNNNNNNNNNNNNNNNNNNNNNNNNNNNNNNNNNNNNNNNNNNNNNNNNNNNNNNNNNNNNNNNNNNNNNNNNNNNNNNNNNNNNNNNNNNNNNNNNNNNNNNNNNNNNNNNNNNNAATGGACAATATTAATGATGTGACCCCATCTACTTGTATAGCCCGCCGAAAAGAACCCAAAATACGAATGGTCTACttgttcctttctcttttctttttagtaattttgtcacAATTAGTGATGGCTCGTGGAATCCTAAAAGTGGCATGAAAATTTCTTAGAAACACAAGTGGCATAAGGAATCAGAGACGTATGAGATTCTATAGAAATTTGTGTTTGGATATTTCGATAAGagttgttcaattttttttttttaaattgtatcaTTATTTCTGTACTCTTCTTTCCTATAAATGGTATTTAAGAAATAAAGAATAGTTCAACATGCAATCTGtagaatattaaaataaaatttaacaaaattgtCATGTTGTGTTAGATATacaagaatcttttttttttttttttatcaatatcaaTATGTATGAATAtccttttaaatttaaaatcagtAACACCATTTGTATACAATTTCCAAGTTAAGAGatttactaaaaattattttcgcgaatattaaaaagataaaaataagaaagaatggaaaaaaaaaccaaaaaaatggaaaacaatttctcttttttgactcctttaataataatatagtcCCTACCTGACACGTAAGCTGAAAGCTACAAGCAGAAACGATTTAGCCATCAACCAAAAAACGACAGCGTTATtgaacaaatattatatttattgaatttttgttttgtgcaacaaaaaagaaattgaaaaattccaaaaatcgagaaagagagaagaccATCATCGCCGCACCGCTTTGAGAGTCACTCCTCCCTCCCCGGAGAAGAACCAAATTCaccattagcttcttcttcttcttcttcggttctCTCCCTCCaaattttgaaaccctaaaatcctatTCTCCTTCGATTACTTCACGTCTCTATCGGAACTTTTAACGGCGAGGAATCTGACGTATTCAGGTGTTTCCGacgtattattttgtttaacaatATGACGTCGTTGGCTCTGAGTTCTCCTCCCGCCGTTAAGACTCCTTCGTATATGTCCTCGTcgtcttcatctttcttctctcgtTCCTCGATTTTATTCAGGAACACTGAGTCTCGCTCCCGCATCTGCGTTTCTCTCCCGGTGAGtggtttttttctctctcccgTTAATGTATGAATTTGATATTCACGTTACGTTTCTTGTATctgtttttgaattattttgatattttttaaaaattgaaatagtGTTTGGTTGAATCTATGCTTTGATCTGTGAGATATTGTGGATTGAGTTGAGTAGATGTTATTTAGCAGAGAGTTTTATTGGCTAATTGCGTGAGAATTTGTGTGTTGAACGTGATTTCATGAACAGTTTTTTGCTGGCTTGACTCTGTTCATGTATATGACTCTGGAAATTTGGAACTTCAGCTTTGTATGGTGCATGAATGTGACTGTGGAAATTGGATACTATATATGAATATGTTTGGTTAAGTTGTGTAACTTGTGTTTGACTGAGGTGGTTGAGATTtgtgtatttaacattgtgaaATTGGTTTCATAATTCCTTTgccatttgtttttgttagaaaTGCAATTTGCCCAAGGCACTGAATGTTGGAAACGGGAACGCTCGTGCTCCCATCATCAATGAGACGACAATTCCAAAGTTCTTTGATTCTTCTCGGTTGGAGAAATCAGTCAGTAGAAACAATACCAAGCTCAAGTTGTTCTCTGGTACTGCTAATCCAGCTCTTTCTCAGGTAGTTCCTTTCGTCAgtctttttttatcaagttgTCTTCTGGTCAAGAAGTTACTAAAAATTCTTGGGAATTTCTGAAGGAAATTGCTTGGTATATGGGCCTGGAGCTTGGGAAGGTTAGCATAAAGAGATTTGCTGATGGAGAGATCTACGTTCAGCTGAAAGAGAGTGTTAGAGGTTGTGATGTCTTCTTGGTGCAGCCTACTTGTACTCCGACTAATGAGAATCTCATGGAGCTATTGATCATGGTTGATGCTTGCCGAAGAGCATCTGCTAAGAAAGTTACTGCTGTGATTCCGTATTTTGGATACGCAAGAGCTGATAGAAAGGTAggttcttttggttttacttCTGATCAGGTTCTTCGTCATCTTAATTTGTAAATGTATTAGTATCTCAGGCAATATCATCTTATGTATCTATTGATGCTTCTAGACACAAGGGCGTGAATCCATTGCTGCCAAACTGGTTGCAAACCTAATAACCGAAGCTGGTGCAGATCGGGTTCTTGCATGTGATCTTCATTCAGGACAGTCCATGGGTTATTTTGACATACCGGTGGATCATGTCTATTGCCAGGTACCTCAAATTTCaacctttttgtctttttgagaCATGCCTCTTCTTGTAATGGAACCTTTGAAATCTTACCCAAAATTCTGTGAATATTTCAGCCTGTGATACTTGATTACCTTGCTAGCAAGTCAATTTCCTCAGAGGATTTGGTAGTGGTATCTCCTGATGTTGGTGGAGTAGCCAGGGCACGTGCATTTGCTAAGAAATTATCTGATGCGCCACTCGCCATTGTCGATAAAAGGCGTCATGGTCACAATGTTGCTgaagtaaatattttataatttatcttctcattttcttttctaaattacTACGTTTCTTGCCTTCAAGCAAGTTCCTCACATGTGTTAACAATACTCTTCCCCACAGGTCATGAACCTAATCGGTGATGTTAAAGGGAAAGTGGCAGTTATGGTGGATGACATGATTGATACTGCTGGTTAGTTAAAAACCTTGTGAAACTCT encodes the following:
- the LOC104757608 gene encoding ribose-phosphate pyrophosphokinase 2, chloroplastic-like codes for the protein MTSLALSSPPAVKTPSYMSSSSSSFFSRSSILFRNTESRSRICVSLPKCNLPKALNVGNGNARAPIINETTIPKFFDSSRLEKSVSRNNTKLKLFSGTANPALSQEIAWYMGLELGKVSIKRFADGEIYVQLKESVRGCDVFLVQPTCTPTNENLMELLIMVDACRRASAKKVTAVIPYFGYARADRKTQGRESIAAKLVANLITEAGADRVLACDLHSGQSMGYFDIPVDHVYCQPVILDYLASKSISSEDLVVVSPDVGGVARARAFAKKLSDAPLAIVDKRRHGHNVAEVMNLIGDVKGKVAVMVDDMIDTAGTIVKGAALLHEEGAREVYACCTHAVFSPPAIERLSSGLLQEVIVTNTLPVAEKNYFPQLTILSVANLLGETIWRVHDDSSVSSIFL